The DNA segment GCAGTTCTCCCCCCcaatcccccccaccccaaactctCTTAATCCTTCCTCCCTAAATTCTAGATCCCTCCAAGGCATTGccacacaaagaaaggaagaaaaaaaaaaaaaaacttctggtacTTTATGTAGCCCCTGAACTTCCTCCCCCGGGCCCTGGGCCTGCAGCCAGGGGAAGTggtaggagaggggaagaagggctCACGAAGCAGGACtggggacacccccccccatgaCTTGGGGCTGGTGGTGTCTTGAGGTTCATCCCCCAGAAGGGCAGAATGCTGCTCTAGAGACCAGAGTGACAGTCTCTAGTCTTTTCTGGAACTGGGGTTCAGGGAAGGCACTGCTTGCTGGAGAGGGAAAGGGCATCCTCTGGAAGCTGCATGTCTTTTTCTAGAcatcacacccatacacaaatgAGGACGACTTTTCATAGGGAAAGAATGTGAGTTTCAAGGCTCCCCATGGTGGGTGAGGCATGGCTGTCTGGCTTAGGCGATGTCCTCCCGTCTCAGCCTACGGAGGACTGGGGTCATACGGGTCACCTACACACTAAActtgagaatgttttttttttttttttttgagatgtccTGTCAGGAGGGCCTGGTTCGGGAGCCCAGGTCGCTGGGAAGGTAGAGACGGCCTTTCTGAAGAATGGGATTGGGGGTGGGTAGACTGGAAGCTCACTGTCTTCTGTTTCCCCCACAGTGGGTGCTGTACCTGCTCCTGGTTAAGTGTCTGATCACCCTGTCCACTGCCTTCCTCCTTTGTCTAATTGTGGTCTTCCATGCCAAGGAGGTCCAGGTGAGCTGGGTCCCGCCCCTCAGCTCTGCTCTCTATGTATGTaccttgttttccttctctgagaTAACTGAGTCTATGCCTTTGCCCGCTGGGATGGAATGAgccacagacaagcaggcagattCTGCTGCTGTAGCTGATCCATCCCCCAATGTAGCCGCCAGGTGTTTCCTTGCCCACTTAGAGATGGAGGCTACGCCTACCCTCCCAGCTCCCAGGTCCAGAGACCActgatgttttttaaattaatttggtcctgaggattgaagtcaggaccttgcacagagccacacccccagcccctcactggaggattctaggcaggggctctaccactgagccacgcccccagcccctcNNNNNNNNNNNNNNNNNNNNNNNNNNNNNNNNNNNNNNNNNNNNNNNNNNNNNNNNNNNNNNNNNNNNNNNNNNNNNNNNNNNNNNNNNNNNNNNNNNNNNNNNNNNNNNNNNNNNNNNNNNNNNNNNNNNNNNNNNNNNNNNNNNNNNNNNNNNNNNNNNNNNNNNNNNNNNNNNNNNNNNNNNNNNNNNNNNNNNNNNNNNNNNNNNNNNNNNNNNNNNNNNNNNNNNNNNNNNNNNNNNNNNNNNNNNNNNNNNNNNNNNNNNNNNNNNNNNNNNNNNNNNNNNNNNNNNNNNNNNNNNNNNNNNNNNNNNNNNNNNggggctctaccgctgagccacaCCCCGCCCCTCATTGAGGGATTCTGGGCAGGTGTCTACCACTGAGTTAGATGCCCAGTTTCTTTACAACTGCTATTAATGACAATAAGTGtgtacttaaaaatttttttcttctttttctttcttgtttttttttttaatgtgttgcccaggctggcctcgaactcgtgaccctcctgcctctgcctccttcagcaaatcctacctgtgtgcgccaccactaccggcttaaatttttaacatttatttatttatggatttatttatgCCAGGCACCTCCCAGGGTATTACTGGGCATGGCTGAGAATCACTGTCTTGTATGGGAGTCGGGCAACCGGGGAAAAGATCTGGAGAAATGAAAATGGGAGCGGCATTGTGTCTCAGTGAGACCAGAGTTCAAAGGTGGCCAGGAAGAGTTGTTGAGTCTGGAGGAGGAAAATAAATCTCACGTTAGCGGTTGGCACTACTGTGGGGTGTTAAGTGTTAGGTGACTTATGACACAAGTAGGTAGGGTACACAGTAATATAGGGTAGAGatctggaggtgtagctcagtggtagagcccctgcctagaatcccccagtgaagggctgggggcgtggctcagtggtagagtgttttcCTTGCATACTGAAGAGTGGTTTTTACCTTcacattgaaacaaacaaacctcacagAGAGCAGTTCACGCTCCGGCCCCTGTTGAGTTGCCCTGTTTTGAGACCCAGGCCTCAATTTCCAGATTTGTAAGTTGGGAGCGCTGGTACTCGAATCTCTGTGTATGAGCACTTATTGAGGCACATGTACAGGGGACAGAGCAGTCCCCAGAGCGTCCAAATGCTGCATAAACGAAGCTAAGTGTTGGCAGCACCCGCCTGTAGTTTCAGCacctgggagtctgaggcaggtaGATCGCTCATTTGAGCCCAGCCTAGGTTATAAATTACCTGGCGCCACAGTGTGCACGTGGAAGTCAGTTCTACAACGTGGATGCTAGGGGTGGTACTCAGggagtcaggcttggtggcagatgcctttattCTCTAAGCCATCCCACAGGCCCTGACGATGTTTTTGCCAGCGGCAGTACCCCAGAGTCATAAGTGGGCAAAGCCCTCAGGAATGGGAACACAGACCCTGGGAGGTCGATGGTTCTGTCTCAATCGCTACAAATCATAGCTTATAGAACTTGTCAGTGCGCACAAGAGGCACTCAATTCCTGTAGACATATTCCTTCCGGAAGTGGGCCAGAACTAGCCCTGAGGgttggagaaagtggagaaggtgGAAAGATGACTTGCCGGTTCCCGCTtgcttccttccccagccccacGCCCCGTACAGCTATCTCTGTCCTACTTTCCAAGCCCAGGGCGTCCTCCACATCTTATCTCAGGACGCAGGCCGGGTGTGCCACTGCCTGCCCCGCACCTGACCCCTCTCCCTGTCTGCCTCCTCCCTGCAGCTGTTCATGACTGACAACGGGCTCCGAGACTGGCGCGTGGCGCTGACCCGGCGGCAGGTGGCGCAGATCCTGCTAGAGCTGTTGGTGTGCGGGGTGCACCCGGTGCCCCTACGGAGCCCGCACTGCGCCCTGGTAGGGGAGGCCACGGACGCGCAGCCCTGGCCGGGCTTCCTGGGCGAAGGCGAGGCGTTGTTGTCCCTGGCCATGCTCCTACGTCTCTACCTGGTGCCCCGCGCGGTGCTGTTGCGCAGCGGGGTCCTGCTCAACGCGTCCTACCGCAGCATCGGGGCGCTCAACCAAGTCCGCTTCCGCCACTGGTTCGTGGCCAAGCTGTACATGAACACGCACCCGGGTCGCCTGCTGCTGGGTCTCACGCTGGGCCTCTGGCTCACCACAGCTTGGGTGCTGTCTGTGGCTGAGAGGTGAGGGGCCTGGAGCACAGGGAGGAGACACCAGGGTCTCCTGGATATGACAGTGCAGGCTGCAAGGCTGGGGGCCAGCCAACATCAGGGCAGGCTCACACTTTCCATCCTTGGCTGAGAAATCGCAAGTCCTGGAGGTGATTCCCAACTTCTGAGccacccagaacacacacacacacacacatacggggcgggggggggggggagaaagagagagagagagagagagagagacagagagagagagagagagagagagagagagagagagagagcaaacgcACACACAAGTGAGCCAGGCAAACCCACCCTTCCAGCCCATAGTAAGTCCAGATTCAGACTCTGGTAATAGGGCTACTCCTAATAACTACCTTGTTGAAAGGAACAGCTTTTCCAAATTAGCGGGTACAGTAAGTGCTTGCTGAGTCTGGAAAGCAGACATTTGGAACAGTTTTGCTGGGGGAATTCCCTGCAGGACCTAGCTGTTGCTTAGCAACTGTAAACAGATGGGGGCGGAGCTACCGGATTCTTACAGATCCTCAGGGTCCCACTTACAGAGAAATCCAGCCTGTGGCCTGAAAGCTGACAACAGGGCCCTGGggcaacaaaaccaaacctctgAAGCTCAGGCTGCCTCCAACACCCCagtacctcagcttcctgaatgctgggattaccgACGAGTATCCCTGTTCCTGGCTGTCTGCacaccttttactttttttttaaagagctgtcAATCATTTTGATCCCGATCTCTCTTGAAAGCCCGCGTAGCCTCTTTGTGGGTGTTAGAGAAAGGTGTAGCTTCCTCTGGATAGCTCCTGCTGCGGGCTGGGTCTCAGCCCCATCTTAGCCCTCCTCCGCACACTGGAGTCTAGCAGCCCTGGTTGTCTAGCTGAACTCAAACGGGCTCTAGTGCAACGGTTCTCATCCTCCGTAGCGCTGCGATCTTTGAGTACAGTTCCTTATGCGGTGGTGACCCCTCCCAACGAGAAATTTCTATTtcttgccacttcataactgtaactttgctactgttatgagttgtgaCATAAGTGTCTGCTATGCAGGGCATCTGACATGCAGCCCCTATGAAAGGGGTATTTGACCGCCAAtcggggtcgcgacccacaggcgGAGAACCACCGCTCCAGGCTCTGCCAGACCtagatttatgtttttataaccCAGAGTGGTTGAGCATCTGAAAGAGGCCACACAGTAGAGAAGAAGGCAGAATTTCTGGCTTCCTATCCAGATGTCTCTTGGTGTTAAGAGTGTGGCTGGAAGAGGAACAGTATTGGGGGGGTAAACCCCTCCAACGCCCCCAGGCTTGGGTTTCAGAACTAAGTTCTCTTTGCCCATAGGCAGGCTGTCAATGCCACGGGGCACCTCACAGACACACTGTGGCTGATTCCGATCACATTCCTGACCATTGGCTATGGGGACGTGGTACCTGGCACCATGTGGGGCAAGATTGTCTGCCTGTGCACCGGAGTCATGGTGAGTACTGTCCCCCAAGACTCTCTCCCGGCCCACTGCTGATACTCATGAAACCATGGGCCAACCTAGGCCCTCCCTGACATCCCTGAGAATTGTGGGCATCTGGACACTGCCCCACTCCCCAGCCTCATTCTTTATTCAAGACCCAGATAtccgccaggcagtggtggtgcacgcctttaatcccagcacttggagggcagaggcaggtggatttctgagatcgaggccagcccagtctacagagtgagttccaggatagccagggctacacagagaaaccttgtcttgaaaagaaaaaaagaaaagaaaaaaagatatccagcccatttctttctcctcttcagcttcttccttctccctcccctgcttctccttcctctcgccccctcctcctcctttaagtTAGGGGTTTGCTATGcactccaggctagccttgaaccctcaatcctcctgcttcagctttgAACGTGCTGGCTGGATACTACAAATGACCTGTTTTGACTGTTGTCCCTTAGTCCTGGAACCCAGGGTCCATATCCTCAGATCCAGGCCCCAATTTCCCAGTCCCGTTTCTTCCCAAGACAAGGGATACAATCTCCCGTCCTCCCCCAGGGAGAACTGGGGGGAAGTCGCCGTCTGGAGTATGTTTTGGGGACCAGGCTTCATAGATTCAAGACCCACTTTGTCCCTGGCCAGCTATGGAGCTCAGGCAAACCACATGTTGTTTCTGGGCCTGGGTAGCCCCATTTGTAAAGTAGGTACAGTCCCAGCATCCTCTTTGTGGGGTTGTTGAAAGGGCAAATAAAAAACTTCATGTCAAGGGTTCAAACAGGAAGCACAGGCAGTACTTAGTAAAAGCAGCGGGGGGCtggggtgaggtgaggtgaggtgggggaggtgaCGGTTTCGGTAATGAATCCCACACATCTGTTCTGACCCAGCCCCTGAGCTCTCTGGGAggaagtgggggctggggagcagTTGTTGTAATGGATCCCACACATTTCTGCAGTCCACTGTTCCTACCCTTGCTCCTGAGCCcttcaggcagaggcagatgttccTACCTCCAGGCTCTGTCCCCCACCTACAGTCACCCTCCTTCCTTCTACAAACCCCCCCATCCAATGTCTTCCACCCAGCTCCTTTGCCCTCTCTGAGGCCCAGCCCACAGGGGACCTAAGCCACCAGCTCCCAGCTCTGGTGCTGTCCCAGGAAATGTTGGGTCCCCTAAGCCTTGAGTCCACGGGTGAACAATGGTGTGGCAGGCAAGCTGGACAcgcacagagaaggagaagccagaaaaaaatattcctgAGCCCCTCAGGGCCCCTCAGGGCTGTGTTGTTTGACAGAAAGAGAAATCGAAAGTATGAGATATGttaagtagacacacacacacacagacacaccatgcctggctcagatcCTTCATCGCACAACAAGATAATAGCatctttttaatacttttaaattatatttaattatttactggGAGGGGTTGCTCCTCAGGACCCTCCTGTGGAGGTCTAGGGGCTACTTTAGAGAGTGGGTTCTCCCCTCCACTGTGAGGGTTTGGATGGGCAATGCGACGCGGGCctccaggcctggtggcaagtgCCTCTTACCCTCAGAGTCATCTCAACATTGTTTCtatgttgtttggtttggggtgggaggggatggaCAAAGggctcaagtagcccaggctggctccaagcCTGCCATAGAACAGAagccaatcctcctgcctcagtgctgtcccctcctcccctggTACTGGGTCTATAGGTGTGTGTCACAGAGTCTGACTCTGGAACAGACTGGTCCTCTGTGCCAGTGGCAACTGGTGGCATTTTCACAGATACTGGGAGGACATGTCTGTCCCCTACAAAGGCTGTCCTGTCATCTTCTAATCAGTCATTTAAGGAAAGAGGCATTTGAGCTGCAGGGGGTGGAGCATGCCTGTGAATCCAGAAGTGGAGGATTGTTGCAGGTTtggggatagcctgggctatatacaaAGACTTCGGTTCACACCGCAGGACAAACAGGGCTGACTGGGAATTTGGCTTGTCTAGCATTCATGAAGACCTGGGTTAGGCCCCAGGTATGGTATTAACTAGGCATCATGATaagtgcctgtaattccagcaccttggaggtagagacagcagATCCGAAGTTTGAGATAGTCCTTGGTCACATAGTGAACTCAGGCCAGCCTGAAAGATAGTCCTGTTGATGGTGGAATGGCAGTGGCTGAACCTGCCCTCTGTGGCTGCAAGAAGACTGACACTGTCACATCTGAGTCCCACAGAGTCACACACCTTGCTTGGTGTGCCCACAGGGGTCGACACTGTCTCACCTGAGCCCCCACAGAGTCACACACCTTGCTTGGTGTGCCCACAGGGGGTCGACACTGTCTCACCTGAGCCCCCACAGAGTCACACGCCTTGCTTGGTGTGCCCACAGGGGTTGACACTGTCTCACCCGAGCCCCCACAGAGTCACACGCCTTGCTTGGTGTGCCCACAGGGAGTCTGCTGCACCGCTCTcctggtggctgtggtggctcgGAAGCTGGAGTTCAACAAGGCGGAGAAACACGTGCACAACTTCATGATGGACATCCATTATGCCAAAGAGGTGAGGCTGGGCACCAGGCGcccaggctggggctggagctcaATGGTTAGACCCTTGCCTAGCTCACATAAGACCCTGAGTTCAACTCCAAGCACCTTgtaaaccgggcatggtggtatagacttgtaatctcagcattcagaagacagaggctggaggatcaggagttcaagatagtcctcagctatgtagtgagttcaaggtcaactggGCTGCAGGAGACCCcccctatattttaaaaaaaaaaaagccagttccCCTTAAAGCGTGAAGGTTCAGTACTCAGAAGGATTAGACAGTAAGATGGCAGGgaattggaggccaacctgggctacaggaaaAATCCAGTCCCCCCACTTGTAAGCCAGGTCTTCCAGATTCCCGGGTACCCCTCTCCCCTGACGCTGTGTCATCCCATCAGATGAAGGAGTCAGCGGCGCGGCTGCTGCAGGAAGCCTGGATGTACTACAAGCACACTCGAAGGAAGGACTCCCGAGCTTCCCGCAGACATCAGCGCAAGCTGCTGGCCGCCATCCACACGTGAGGGCCTCCCTGGGTCCCTGTGTGGTTCTCCCAATTCTGACCGTGACTCAGTGCTAGTGGCCCTGGATTCCCGGGGTCCCTCCTGCTCTGAGACAGACTGCTCCTTCCTGCCCTGGttctcctcccctcacccctacccTCTGACCAAGCCTAGAACTGAGTTCACCTCCCCACAGGTTCCGCCAGGTACGGCTGAAACACCGGAAGCTCCGGGAACAAGTGAATTCCATGGTGGACATCTCCAAGGTACCAGGACCCTAGGGAGGAGGTCTCGGTGAAGGGGCAAGGCGGGACTGAGGATGGAAGGCAGGGAGATGGACCTGTGAAGGATGGACTCTCAGACCTAGATATggtagttcaagaccagcctgggctacctgagaccctatctcaaaaaaagcaggcagtggtggcacctgcctttaatcccagcattcgggaggcagaggcaggcagatttctgagttcgaggccagcctggtctacaaaatgagttccaggacagccagggctacacagagaaaccctgtctcgagaaaaccaaaacaaaaaaacaacaaaaaacagaaaggggaGTCACCACGGGGTGGGGGGCAGCTGAAATGCACAGGGGTGCAGTAAAGGTTACAGGACTGAGAAAAAAGCCACCCACGCTTACGGAAGACACCAGGCCCCCTTTtagacttaagaaaaaaaaaaaaaaaaggaaaaaaaaaacaccaaagagCGCCAATGTTTGGTTTCAAATCATCTTTATCACTTACATGTGGACGGATACAAATTTCCTTCCAGGTGCGACTCTTATGCA comes from the Mus pahari chromosome 19, PAHARI_EIJ_v1.1, whole genome shotgun sequence genome and includes:
- the Kcnn4 gene encoding intermediate conductance calcium-activated potassium channel protein 4, whose product is MGGELVTGLGALRRRKRLLEQERRVAGWALVLAGTGIGLMVLHAEMLWFLGCKWVLYLLLVKCLITLSTAFLLCLIVVFHAKEVQLFMTDNGLRDWRVALTRRQVAQILLELLVCGVHPVPLRSPHCALVGEATDAQPWPGFLGEGEALLSLAMLLRLYLVPRAVLLRSGVLLNASYRSIGALNQVRFRHWFVAKLYMNTHPGRLLLGLTLGLWLTTAWVLSVAERQAVNATGHLTDTLWLIPITFLTIGYGDVVPGTMWGKIVCLCTGVMGVCCTALLVAVVARKLEFNKAEKHVHNFMMDIHYAKEMKESAARLLQEAWMYYKHTRRKDSRASRRHQRKLLAAIHTFRQVRLKHRKLREQVNSMVDISKMHMILCDLQLGLSTSHRALEKRIDGLAGKLDALTALLGTALQQQQLPEPSQEAT